From Pirellulales bacterium:
GTCGGTGCGCCAACATCCGCCACTAGCATCGACGAGCAAACGGCCGCGCCCAATACGGTCCCCAATGACCAACAAGCCATTCCGCTGTCGCCACGCAAGGCAGAGCGATCGACACATAACAGCGCCTCCAAGACCGCGACGCCGCGCGTCCCGGTCGCCTGGTCGAGCCTGATCACCGTGGGGGTTAGCCTCGGGCTCGTGCTCGGACTGTTCTTCTTTTTTGCATGGTTGATGCGCCGCGGCGTGCCCGGCGCGGTGCCGCTGTTGCCGAAGCATGTGGTGGACATTTTGGGGCGCGCGCCGTTGCCGGGGCGACAACAGATGCAGTTGATTCGCCTGGGCAACAAACTGATTCTGGTGCATGTTTCGCTTGCGGGCGCCGAAGCGCTGGCCGAGGTCACCGACGCGGTCGAGGTAGACCGGATCGTGGGGCTGTGCCAGCAAAACTTGCCGCAAAGCTCAACCCGCGCCTTTCGGGATGTGTTGAACCAACTGGGTCGCGATCGGCATGCGCGCTCGGACGACTTTGGATTGGAGCTTGCCAGCAGTCGCGGATCGCGCCGCGGTCAAGATCGACGGAGAGACCTGGATGGTTAGCCACCGTCGATTCGCTATCGCGCTTTGGGCGCTAATCCTATTCGGCCATGCGTCTGGCTTGCAGCGGCTCGCCGCGCAAGAGCCGCAAGAGTCAGCCAATCTGCCGGCGGCGATCGAGTTGCCCAAAGGATTGATGGAGGGACCTGACGCCTGGGTCAGCCCCGAGCGTTTGACCTCCACGATGCAGGTGATGCTGCTGCTCACGGTGGTGGCGCTCGCGCCAACCATCTTGATTATGACCACCAGCTTTGTGCGCATCATCGTGGTGCTCGGTTTGCTGCGACAAGCGATGGGCACGCAACAACTGCCACCGAGTCAGGTCATCACGACGCTGGCATTGTTTCTCTCGCTGCTGGTCATGACACCGGTTTGGAAACAGGTATACGACGACGCCATCGTTCCATATACGGAGCGGCAACTGACGCTCGACGAGGCATGGCAAAAGGGAGTCACTCCGATTCGCCGGTTCATGAGTTTGCAAATTGAGCGGACCGGCAACACCGACGACATTTGGCTATTCATGGAGTATTTGCCCAACGCCCCGACGCCCACCAGTTCGGACGACGTTCCGCTGGCGGCGCTGCTGCCGGCCTTCATGTTAAGCGAATTAAAGACCGCGTTCTTGATCGGGTTTCAGATCTATCTGCCGTTTCTGATTCTCGACATGGTCATTTCAACCGTGATGATCTCGATGGGCATGTTGATGCTCCCGCCCGTCTTGATCTCCTTGCCGTTCAAGCTGTTGCTCTTTGTGTTGGTGGATGGCTGGCAACTGGTGGTGGGCAAGCTGCTGGAGAGCTTTGCCCCATTGACGGGGTAGTCGTTTCCCTACGGAAGGCGCCATGGATTCTCAACAAGCGGTCGACATGTGTCGCGAGGCGATTCTGATTACCCTGTTGATCAGCGCGCCAGTGTTGGTGGCGGGCTTGCTGGTTGGTTTGGTGGTGGGCCTATTGCAGGCGCTCACGCAAATTCAAGAACAGGCCATCGCGTTCGTGCCCAAGCTGTTGGTGATGGTGCTGATGCTGTCGTTAACGCTGCCGTGGGTGCTGGGTCGGCTGCTGGAATACACCACCGACGTCATCTCTAGTGTGCCGGTGAACTTGTAGCGCATGAGCTGGCTCGCCGAGATCGATCTCAAACTGGTGTTCTTGTTTTCGCTGGTGCTTGCACGCATTAGCGGGCTCGTGGCCACGGCGCCGCTGTTGTCCGGCGGTACGGTGCCAATGCAAGTGCGCGCGCTATTTGTGTTCGCGCTGTCGTTGATGACGACCTCGGTGCAAGCAGCGCGCTCGATCGAAATGCCAAACACCGTGATCAACTACGCGCTGGTGCTGGCCGGCGAACTGTCGATTGGCCTGTTGCTGGGACTTGGATTGCAGTTCTTTTTTTCCGGCATCCAGATGGCTGGGCTTCTCATCAGTCAGACCAGCGGACTGACACTGGCCGACGTGTACAACCCCGACACCAACTCCGAGGCGCCCCTGTTCTCGCATTTGATGCACCTCTTGGGCATGGCCGTCTTCGTGTCAGTGGGTGGCCATCGCCAACTGATGATGGGACTATTAGGGACATTCGAAACGCTGCCGATTGGTCAACTGGCGGCGATTCCGTCTGTCGCCGAGTTGTTCACCGACTTGATTCAACAGAGCTTGGCGCTCGGCTTGCGGCTGGCGGCGCCGGCTGTGGTGGCGCTGTTGTTGACCACGCTGGTGTTGGGGCTGATCAGCCGTACGCTGCCGCAACTCAACATCATGTCGTTCGGGTTTGGCGCCAATGCGCTGGTAACCTTGGCAATGCTTTCCATTTCGCTATCGGCGCTGGTGTGGATTGTGCAAGACGAAGTCGAGCCCATCATCGAAGTCGTGTTGGACGGCATTCACGCGGCGGTCTAAACGGCCTAATTTCGCAGCGGAATCATGGCAGACGACGGCGGCAATAAAACACAGGAGCCAACGCCGCACCGCCGTCAGCAAGCGCGCGAGCAGGGGCAAGTGGCTAAGAGCCAGGATCTGGCCTCGGCCGCGATCTTGATGGCGGGCACGGCTGGCATGCTATATCTGGGGCAACGCTTTGTCGCGTTCCTCTATCGCTTCTCGACGTCGCAATGGGGTGGCGACGCCTGGCTGGAAGCGGATCAGCGCTTCGCTGTGGCGACTTGGAATGGACTGCTTGGCGGCCTAGCGCCCTCGATACTGCCTTTGCTGCTGGTGGTGGTGCTGGTGGCAATCATGGTGGAGATGTTTCAAGTCGGTTTGCTGTGGACCCCGGAACGGTTGGCGCCTGATTTTTCGCGGCTCGATCCCATTCAAGGCTTCCAACGCATCTTCTCCATGGCCGGCGCCGTGAAGTTGTTCTTCGGCATTGTGAAGATCGCGCTAGTCGCCGTAGTGGCCTATTCGAGCTTGTATAAAGAGCGCGACACAATCCTGTCGCTGGCAGGGCTCGCCTTGCCGCAAGTCGCCTGGTATTTGGCGGAGATCCTGCTGTGGACCACCCTCAAAATTGGCGGCTTCCTGCTGCTGCTGTCGGCGCTCGATTATGGCTACCAGTGGTGGCGACATGAGCAAGACTTGCGGATGAGCGTCGACGAAGTGCGCGAAGAAATGAAAAACCTGCAAGGCGATCCACAGTTGATCGCCCGACGACGCAGCGTGCAGCGTCAATTGGTGCTCAATCGCTTGGGACAGGCCGTGCCCAAGGCGGATGTGGTGATCACCAACCCCACGGAGTTGGCGATCGCGGTCCAATACGATCCAGAAGAGATGGCGGCGCCGATCGTCGTGGCCAAGGGCGCCGGGCTGTTGGCGCAGCGGATTCGCAAATTGGCGCTGGAGAACGGTATTCCGGTATTGGAGCGCAAGCCGCTGGCACAGGCGCTCTACAAGCAGGTGGAGGTCAACCAGCCGATCCCGCAGGGCCTCTACGCGGCCGTGGCCGAGTTGTTGGCCTACGTGTACCAGCTCAAAGGCAAAAAGATGCCGGCGCGAACCGATGCCGCCTGAGCGTGAGCCCTACGCTATTACGGTATGACCAGCGGCGCGCCCGCGTTGGTGAGCTGCGAAAAATTGTAGCTTACGCTGAAGGGCGCGATCCCGTAGATGCCGCGCGTGAACACCAGGCTGATCCAATCGTCCAGCACCAAGATCGGGCTCTTGGGTACGATCACGACATCCGAATCGTTAAGCCAAATCTCGTCCGACGGGTTCGGCTGTTTGCCATAGAGGGCGCCGCGGATGTCGAGCATGGTGGCCATGAGCCGCCAGTCGTCGGCGCGGCGAAAGACCACGACCTGGCGCAGATTGGCGCCGACGTTCCAGCCGCCCGCCATCGCCAACGCCTGGCTGGCCGTGGTGGGCGCTTCGAGCGTGAACCGCCCAGGCGTGCGCACCTCGCCAAGCACATAGCAGTAGCGCGGCGCGCGTTGCGCCAAGACCGGCGTGACCTCCATGCCTTCGATTTCCATCGAATAGCGCTCGTCCAGCTCGCGCTTGAACTCTTCGAGCGTGAGCCCCTGCGCAGGCACACTGCCAACGGCTGGCAGCGCGACGGTGCCCTCGGGCGTGATCTTGGCCTTGAAAAATTGGCCGCCGAAGCCTGCTTTGCCGTTGATGGTCACGCGCAGGTCTTCTAGCTTGGTGTCGATTTTCAATGGAGTCACCGCGATCGAGCCGGCCACCACCCGTTCGCGATAAAACTTGGTGTACATTTCCTCGAGCTCGGCTTGGAGCTGCGGAAAGGTGCGGCGCACCGCTTGCACCTGCCCGAGTAGCGGCATCGTGATGGTGCCATCGGGCTGAACCACGGCCAACTCGCGATTGATCTGTTTGTCGACAAACGACTCGATGCGCAACTCGTCGCCAACGTTGATCTTGTACGGATGCGGGCGAACGTTGCGCGTGACGCGATAGACAAATTCAATCTCGTCGTCAACACGCAAACGGTAATTGGGGACATGCGCTAGTCGGGCATGCCCCACATATTCGCCCTGGGCAAAGGCCTGCCACGGAATCGGTCCAACGGCCTTCCAGCTTTGTTCGCCGCAGGGACCACAGGCGCCGCTGTCGACGCCATGTACGCAATGAGGCGCAGCCGGTCCCAACGATTGGCAGCGCAACACTTGCGAATCGATCACAACGCACGAGCGCGCGGCCAGGGCCGGCGATGCTTTCGCGATGGCGCGGGTACTGGTCGCGTCGCCCCGCAGTAGGTTGCTCTGGCTAAAGACGGCCGCGATCAGAACCACGACAAACAAACAGCAACCAAACACCAACCCGCGGCGCCTTGGCGCTGGACCATGGCGATTCGCTCCGCGTTGGACGCCAGGTGTTTGGTGATCGCTGTTCAAGACTTCCCTCAACAACTAACGACGTTTCGCGGAATTTGCAGTGGCCCGGTTCGCCTCGCGCCCGCCGGGCAATTGCGCCGCGGCAGCCGGTTGGACGGCGCCGGCATGATCGCTTACTCGCGCAAAATCGGCGGCATTGGTCCATTGCACATCGTGCGAGGCCAGCGGCAAACCGAGTGGTCCGGGTTGTTTGAGCACCCCGCGGCGCCGCGCTATTTCGGCCTCTTGCAGCGCGAGTTGAGCCAATGGCTGCTCGCCGAGTTGTCCGTGGACAATCGCCAGATTCTGCCAAGTCACTGGTTGGCCAGAGATGCGCAGACTTTGCACGAGCGCGGCCTTGGCTTGGTTGTATTTGCCGTAGCCCGCCAGCAGCACGCCTAGCTCATTGGCCGCCATGAAATTTCGCGAGTCGACCAGCAGTGCCGCTTGGTGAAAGACAATCGCCTTGGGCTCTGCGGCGATGGAGTAGCGGCCTTCGGTCTTGCCGAGCGCGGAGTGAAGTTTGCCGAGCCCCAACAGCGCCATGGAGGCCGCCGGTTGCCCGCCAGCGGCGTAGACAAACCGCTCCTGGGCGTAGCTGTAATATCGCTGCAGCGCGTCCATGGCCGAAACAGCGCCGGGATCAAGGCCTTTGAGCACCGGAGTTTTGTGAGGACGCGCCGTGACGACCGCGTCGAAGGTGATGGTTAGCCGCGACGTATCGGCGACAAAATCGTCGGATTCGTCGAGGGCCCCCAGTCCGTCGTTCATGGCCTGCACGTGCGAACTGTTTCGCTCGATCGCATCCAGCCCCTGCGCGACCATGCCGAGGGCGTGGATGAACTCGGAGCGCGCCGAGAAGAGCGCCCGGCGACCGGCCAGATCAAATCCTCGCCGGGTATGCGCGTCTGCCAATCTCGATACAGCAATTATCTCGGCTTGACGAGCAGCGCTGAGGCGCGGCGCTGGTCGGACAGGGGCACTGCCGCTTGTGGCGGCCGGTTGAACCGTGTTTAACGCAGCCGGGCGGATGGCCGGAGCGGCTTGATTCGGGCGCGGAGCGCGGTTGGCGGGCGCGATGATCAGTTGCGGCGCGCTGTT
This genomic window contains:
- the fliP gene encoding flagellar type III secretion system pore protein FliP (The bacterial flagellar biogenesis protein FliP forms a type III secretion system (T3SS)-type pore required for flagellar assembly.): MRARTTLDWSLPAVADRAAVKIDGETWMVSHRRFAIALWALILFGHASGLQRLAAQEPQESANLPAAIELPKGLMEGPDAWVSPERLTSTMQVMLLLTVVALAPTILIMTTSFVRIIVVLGLLRQAMGTQQLPPSQVITTLALFLSLLVMTPVWKQVYDDAIVPYTERQLTLDEAWQKGVTPIRRFMSLQIERTGNTDDIWLFMEYLPNAPTPTSSDDVPLAALLPAFMLSELKTAFLIGFQIYLPFLILDMVISTVMISMGMLMLPPVLISLPFKLLLFVLVDGWQLVVGKLLESFAPLTG
- the fliQ gene encoding flagellar biosynthesis protein FliQ; the protein is MDSQQAVDMCREAILITLLISAPVLVAGLLVGLVVGLLQALTQIQEQAIAFVPKLLVMVLMLSLTLPWVLGRLLEYTTDVISSVPVNL
- a CDS encoding flagellar biosynthetic protein FliR, which codes for MSWLAEIDLKLVFLFSLVLARISGLVATAPLLSGGTVPMQVRALFVFALSLMTTSVQAARSIEMPNTVINYALVLAGELSIGLLLGLGLQFFFSGIQMAGLLISQTSGLTLADVYNPDTNSEAPLFSHLMHLLGMAVFVSVGGHRQLMMGLLGTFETLPIGQLAAIPSVAELFTDLIQQSLALGLRLAAPAVVALLLTTLVLGLISRTLPQLNIMSFGFGANALVTLAMLSISLSALVWIVQDEVEPIIEVVLDGIHAAV
- the flhB gene encoding flagellar biosynthesis protein FlhB yields the protein MADDGGNKTQEPTPHRRQQAREQGQVAKSQDLASAAILMAGTAGMLYLGQRFVAFLYRFSTSQWGGDAWLEADQRFAVATWNGLLGGLAPSILPLLLVVVLVAIMVEMFQVGLLWTPERLAPDFSRLDPIQGFQRIFSMAGAVKLFFGIVKIALVAVVAYSSLYKERDTILSLAGLALPQVAWYLAEILLWTTLKIGGFLLLLSALDYGYQWWRHEQDLRMSVDEVREEMKNLQGDPQLIARRRSVQRQLVLNRLGQAVPKADVVITNPTELAIAVQYDPEEMAAPIVVAKGAGLLAQRIRKLALENGIPVLERKPLAQALYKQVEVNQPIPQGLYAAVAELLAYVYQLKGKKMPARTDAA
- a CDS encoding polysaccharide biosynthesis/export family protein yields the protein MNSDHQTPGVQRGANRHGPAPRRRGLVFGCCLFVVVLIAAVFSQSNLLRGDATSTRAIAKASPALAARSCVVIDSQVLRCQSLGPAAPHCVHGVDSGACGPCGEQSWKAVGPIPWQAFAQGEYVGHARLAHVPNYRLRVDDEIEFVYRVTRNVRPHPYKINVGDELRIESFVDKQINRELAVVQPDGTITMPLLGQVQAVRRTFPQLQAELEEMYTKFYRERVVAGSIAVTPLKIDTKLEDLRVTINGKAGFGGQFFKAKITPEGTVALPAVGSVPAQGLTLEEFKRELDERYSMEIEGMEVTPVLAQRAPRYCYVLGEVRTPGRFTLEAPTTASQALAMAGGWNVGANLRQVVVFRRADDWRLMATMLDIRGALYGKQPNPSDEIWLNDSDVVIVPKSPILVLDDWISLVFTRGIYGIAPFSVSYNFSQLTNAGAPLVIP